GCCGAACAGCGCGGCTTCGAAACCTGGCAACAGGTTGCCATCACCGACTTTGAACACGGCTGGCGACTTGTCGAAGGTGCTGTCGACAGTATCGCCGTTTTCCAGGTGCAGCGCGAAGTGCAAGGTGACTTCAGTGTTCTGGCCAATACGGATGTCAGTCATGGACAGGCTCCTCGGACTTCTTGCTCTTGAACATATCCAGCGCCAGCATTACCGCGCCAACGCAAATCGCACTGTCGGCCAGGTTGAAGGCCGGGAAGTAATGGCGGTTCTGCCAGTGCACCAGGATGAAATCGACTACGTGGCCAAGCACGATGCGGTCGTACAGGTTCCCCAGCGCACCACCCAGCACCAGCGCCAGCGCGATGGCCAGCCAGGTCTCGCTGCGCCCAAGGCGCTTGAGCCAGACCACCAGCACCGCACTGACCACCACGGCGATCACGGCAAACAGCCAGCGCTGCCAGCCGGCGCCATCGGCGAGGAAGCTGAAAGCCGCCCCGGTGTTGTAGGCCAGGGTCCAGCTGAAGTAGTCCGGGATGACCACGATCTGCTGGTACAGGCTCAATTTGCCTTCGAAGTAAACCTTGGTGACCTGGTCAAGGACCAGGACCACCAGGCTCAGCCAGAGCCAGGCAAGGCGCCCGAAGCGCCCCGCTGCAGGGTTAGGCATAGTGGCGCACCTCACCCGAACCGCTCAGGTTGTCGACGCAACGGCTGCAGATTTCCGGGTGCTCCGGGTGGCTGCCGACGTCGGCGCGGAAGTGCCAGCAGCGGCCGCACTTGGCGTGACCGGACTTGACCACTTTCAGCTTGAGGCCTTCGACTTCGGTCGCCACGGCGTCAGCCGGTGCCTGCACAAACGGCACCACGCTGGCAGCCGAGGTGATCAGCACGAAGCGCAGCTCGTCGCCCAGCTTGCTCAGGTCGGCGCTCAGGCCTTCCTCGGCGTACAGGGTAACTTCGGCCTGCAGGTTGCCGCCGATGACCTTGGCGGTACGCTGGTTTTCCAGCTCCTTGTTGACCGATGCCTTGACCGCCATGACGCGATCCCAGTAGGCACGGTCCAGCTCGATGCCTTCTGGCAGCTCGCTCAGGCCCTGGTACCAGCCGTTGAGCATCACCGACTCGTTGCGCTCGCCCGGCAGGTACTGCCAGATTTCGTCGGCGGTGAAGGACAGGATCGGCGCGATCCAGCGCACCAGCGCCTCACTGATGTGGTACAGCGCGGACTGGCACGAACGGCGGGCGACACTGTTGGCGCCGGTGGTGTACTGGCGGTCCTTGATGATGTCGAGGTAGAAGCCACCCAGCTCCTGCACGCAGAAGTTGTGGATCTTCGAGTAGACGTTCCAGAAACGGTACTCGCTGTAGTGCTCTTCCAGCTCGCGCTGCAGCAGCAGCGTGCGGTCCACTGCCCAACGGTCCAGGGCCAGCATGTCCTCTGGGGCCAGCAGGTCGCGGGCCGGGTCGAAGCCGGACAGGTTGGAGAGCAGGAAGCGCGCGGTGTTGCGGATACGGCGGTAGGCGTCAGCGCTGCGCTGCAGGATCTGCTCGGAAACGGCCATTTCACCGGAGTAGTCGGTGGCCGAAACCCACAGGCGCAGGATGTCGGCACCCAGGGTGTTGTTGACCTTTTCCGGCTCGATGGTGTTGCCCAGCGACTTGGACATCTTGCGGCCGTTCTCGTCCACGGTGAAGCCGTGGGTCAGCAGCTCGCGGTACGGCGCGTGGTTGTCGACGGCGCAACCGGTCAGCAAGGACGAGTGGAACCAACCGCGGTGCTGGTCGGAGCCTTCCAGGTACAGGTCGGCGACCGGACCGGTGGCGTGGCCGATGTCGTGCGAGCCACGCAGCACGTGCCAGTGGGTGGTACCGGAGTCGAACCACACGTCCAGGGTGTCGGTGATCTTGTCGTACTGGCCGGCTTCGTCGCCGAGCAGTTCAGTGGCGTCCAGCTTGAACCAGGCCTCGATACCCTCTTGTTCGACGCGCTTGGCCACCGCCTCCATCAGTTCGACGGTACGCGGGTGCAGCTCGCCGGTCTGCTTGTGCAGGAAGAACGGGATCGGCACGCCCCAGTTGCGCTGACGCGAGATGCACCAGTCCGGGCGGTTGGCGATCATCGAGTGCAGGCGCGCCTGGCCCCAGGCCGGGACGAACTTGGTATCTTCGATGGCCTTGAGCGCGCGCTCACGCAGCGGCTCGCCGGTGGTTGGCTGCTTGTCCATGCCGACGAACCACTGCGCGGTGGCGCGGTAGATCAGCGGGGTCTTGTGGCGCCAGCAGTGCATGTAGCTGTGGCTGATGGTTTCGGTATGCATCAGCGCACCGACTTCGCTCAGCTTCTCGACGATGGCCGGGTTGGCCTTCCAGATGAACTGGCCGCCGAAGAATTCCAGTGACTCGACGTACACACCGTTGCTCTGCACCGGGGTGAGGATGTCGTCGTTGACCATGCCGTAGCGCTTGCAGGTGACGAAGTCGTCTTCACCGTAGGCAGGCGCGGAGTGAACCACACCGGTACCGGCGCCCAGCTCGACGTAGTCTGCCAGGTAGAGTGGCGACAGGCGGTCGTAGAACGGGTGGCGGAAGTTGATCAGCTCCAGGGCCGAACCCTGGGCGGTGGCGATGACCGAGCCTTCCAGGTTGTAGCGCTTGAGGCACGACTCGACCAGCTCTTCGGCCAGCACCAGCAGGCGCTCGCCGGTATCGACCAGGGCGTACTTGAACTCCGGGTGGATGTTCAGCGCCTGGTTGGCGGGGATGGTCCACGGGGTGGTGGTCCAGATCACGATGGCGGCGGGCTTGGCCAGCGAGGCCAGGCCAAAGGCGGCGGCCAGCTTGTCGGCGTCGGCGACCGGGAAGGCCACATCGATGGTCTGGGATTTTTTGTCGGCGTATTCAACCTCGGCTTCAGCCAGGGCCGAGCCGCAATCGAAGCACCAGTTCACAGGCTTGAGGCCCTTGAACACGAAGCCTTGCTTGACCATCTCGGCCAGGGCACGGATCTCACCGGCCTCGTTGGCGAAGTTCATGGTCTTGTACGGGTTGTCCCAGTCACCCAGCACACCCAGGCGGATGAACTCGGTCTTCTGCCCTTCGATCTGCTCGGCGGCGTATTCGCGGCACAGCTCACGGGTGCGGTCGGCCGACAGGTGCTTGCCATGGGTGACTTCGACCTTGTGCTCGATCGGCAGGCCGTGGCAGTCCCAACCCGGCACGTACGGCGCGTCGAAACCCGACAGGGTCTTGGAGCGGACGATCATGTCCTTGAGAATCTTGTTCAGCGCATGACCGATGTGAATCTTGCCGTTGGCATAGGGCGGGCCGTCGTGCAGGACGAACTTCGGACGATCCTTGCCAATTTCGCGCAGCTTCTGGTACAGGCCAATGCTGTCCCAGCGCTGCAGGATCTGCGGTTCGCGCTGAGGCAGGCCGGCCTTCATGGGGAAGGCGGTGTCCGGAAGGTTAAGCGTGGCTTTGTAGTCGGTCATTTCAGGCTCTTCGTTAGCGGTTGAGCGTGCCAATGTGCACGTGCGGCGGCGATGTCCGCGTCGATCGCCGACTTCAGCGCCTCCAGGGAGGCGAATCGCTGCTCTTCACGCAGCTTGTGGTGGAACTCCACCGTCAGACGCCGGCCATACAGGTCGCCGGCATAATCCAGAAGATGAATCTCCAGGTGCGGGCGCCCATCACCGGCAACGGTGGGGCGCACGCCGATATTGCCGACACCCGGCCAGGCCTTGCCGTCGATTTCGATGCTGGCCAGGTAAACCCCGGACAGCGGCACGCGGCGGCGCTTGAGCTGGATGTTGGCGGTGGGCGTGCCGAGTTGGCGCGCCAGTTTCTGGCCGTGCAGGACGCGGCCAGTGATACGGTACGGGCGGCCCAGCAGGTGCTCGGCCAGTTCGAAGTTACCTTCGGACAAGGCCTTGCGCACTTCGGTGCTGCTGACCCGCAAACCGTCTTGGATCACGGTGTTGGCGGCTTCGACGGTAAACCCGTACTTGTCGCCCGCCTCGACCAGGAAGGCAAAATCGCCCGCGCGGTCGCAGCCAAAGCGGAAGTCGTCGCCCACTTCAAGGTGACGCACGCCCAGGCCGTCTACCAGGATGGCTTTGACAAATTCATCGGCGCCAAGCTTGCTCAGGCGTTGGTTGAACGCCAGGCACAGCACCCGGTCGATACCCTCGGCGGCCAGCAGTTCGACCTTGTCACGCAACCGTGCCAGACGCGCCGGCGCGGTATCGGGGGCAAAGTATTCGCGCGGCTGTGGCTCGAAGATCACCACGCAAGTCGGCAGGCCAAGTGCCTGGCCGCGCTCACGCAGACGCGCCAGGATTGCCTGGTGGCCACGGTGAACCCCGTCGAAGTTGCCAATGGTGGCGACACAGCCCCGGTGCTCGGGGCGCAGGTTGTGAAGACCTCGAACCAGCTGCATAACGCGCTTCTTGCTCATAAAGTGGCCGATTATAACCACACCCGAGCGCCGGTGACAGGCAGCAGCGCCCGGGTGTGGCGTGGAATGCGAAAAACCGACGCCTGACGTGCTCTGGGCTTCAGTGCAGGGCCTTGCGGGCGAAATGCCGAGGCCGGAAGCCACACAGGTACAGGCAGCCGAAATAGGTTACGACACCCGCCAGGATCAGCGCCCCGAGACGCGCGAAGCGCTCGAGCATGCCGCCCTGCTCCCAGGCCGGCATATAGTGCATGCCCGCCAGCAAAACCGCCGACATCAATGTCACCGCCAACACCAGTTTAAACAGGAAGCGGGTCCACCCCGGTTGCGGTTCGAACAGCCCTTGGCTGCGCAGTTTCCAAAACAGCAGGCCGGCATTGAGGCAGGCACCGAGGCTGATCGCCAGGGCCAGCCCGGCATGCGCAAGCGGGCCAACCAGGGCCAGGTTCAACAACTGGGTGCACACCAGCGTGAACACCGCGATCTTCACTGGGGTACGGATATTCTGCTGCGCATAGAAGCCTGGTGCCAGCACCTTGACCAGAATGATCGCCAACAGGCCCACAGAATAGGCCATCAACGCGCGCTGGGTCATCGCCGCATCGAACGCGCTGAACTTGCCGTACTGGAACAGCGCCACGGTCATCGGCTCGGCCAGAATGGCCATGGCCAGGGTGCAGGGCAACACCAGCAAGAAGCACAGGCGCAGGCCCCAGTCGAGGATGCGTGAATACTCTTCGCGGTCCTTGTTGGCATAGGTCTTGGCCAACGTTGGCAGCAAGATAGTGCCCAGCGCCACGCCCAGCACGCCGGACGGCAACTCCATGAGCCGATCGGCGTAGTACATCCACGACACCGAGCCGGCCACCAGGAACGAGGCGAAGATGGTGTTGATGATCAGTGATATCTGGCTGACCGAGACCCCGAGGATCGCCGGCAGCATCTGTTTGAGCACGCGCCATACACCGGTGTCGCGCAGGTTCAGGCGGGGCAGCACGAGCATGCCGATCTTTTTCAATGCCGGCAGCTGGTACAGCAGTTGCGCCAGGCCACCCGCCAGTACGCCCCAGGCCAGCGCCATGATTGGCGGGTCGAAATACGGCGTGAGCGCCACGGCGAAGATGATCATCGCCACGTTCAGCAAGGTCGGGGTGAACGCCGGGACGGAGAAACGGTTCCAGGTATTGAGGATCGCACCCGCCAGGGACGACAGCGAGATCAGCAATATATAAGGAAAGGTCACCCGCAACAGGTCGGTGGTGAGCGCGTATTTTTCGGCACTGTCGACAAAACCTGGCGCGGTGGCCCACACCACCCAGGGTGCCGCGAAGATACCAACGGCCGTGACCAGGGCCAGGACCAGGGTCAGCAAGCCGCTGACATAAGCGATGAAGGTGC
The sequence above is drawn from the Pseudomonas putida genome and encodes:
- the lspA gene encoding signal peptidase II, with translation MPNPAAGRFGRLAWLWLSLVVLVLDQVTKVYFEGKLSLYQQIVVIPDYFSWTLAYNTGAAFSFLADGAGWQRWLFAVIAVVVSAVLVVWLKRLGRSETWLAIALALVLGGALGNLYDRIVLGHVVDFILVHWQNRHYFPAFNLADSAICVGAVMLALDMFKSKKSEEPVHD
- the ileS gene encoding isoleucine--tRNA ligase; protein product: MTDYKATLNLPDTAFPMKAGLPQREPQILQRWDSIGLYQKLREIGKDRPKFVLHDGPPYANGKIHIGHALNKILKDMIVRSKTLSGFDAPYVPGWDCHGLPIEHKVEVTHGKHLSADRTRELCREYAAEQIEGQKTEFIRLGVLGDWDNPYKTMNFANEAGEIRALAEMVKQGFVFKGLKPVNWCFDCGSALAEAEVEYADKKSQTIDVAFPVADADKLAAAFGLASLAKPAAIVIWTTTPWTIPANQALNIHPEFKYALVDTGERLLVLAEELVESCLKRYNLEGSVIATAQGSALELINFRHPFYDRLSPLYLADYVELGAGTGVVHSAPAYGEDDFVTCKRYGMVNDDILTPVQSNGVYVESLEFFGGQFIWKANPAIVEKLSEVGALMHTETISHSYMHCWRHKTPLIYRATAQWFVGMDKQPTTGEPLRERALKAIEDTKFVPAWGQARLHSMIANRPDWCISRQRNWGVPIPFFLHKQTGELHPRTVELMEAVAKRVEQEGIEAWFKLDATELLGDEAGQYDKITDTLDVWFDSGTTHWHVLRGSHDIGHATGPVADLYLEGSDQHRGWFHSSLLTGCAVDNHAPYRELLTHGFTVDENGRKMSKSLGNTIEPEKVNNTLGADILRLWVSATDYSGEMAVSEQILQRSADAYRRIRNTARFLLSNLSGFDPARDLLAPEDMLALDRWAVDRTLLLQRELEEHYSEYRFWNVYSKIHNFCVQELGGFYLDIIKDRQYTTGANSVARRSCQSALYHISEALVRWIAPILSFTADEIWQYLPGERNESVMLNGWYQGLSELPEGIELDRAYWDRVMAVKASVNKELENQRTAKVIGGNLQAEVTLYAEEGLSADLSKLGDELRFVLITSAASVVPFVQAPADAVATEVEGLKLKVVKSGHAKCGRCWHFRADVGSHPEHPEICSRCVDNLSGSGEVRHYA
- the ribF gene encoding bifunctional riboflavin kinase/FAD synthetase, which translates into the protein MQLVRGLHNLRPEHRGCVATIGNFDGVHRGHQAILARLRERGQALGLPTCVVIFEPQPREYFAPDTAPARLARLRDKVELLAAEGIDRVLCLAFNQRLSKLGADEFVKAILVDGLGVRHLEVGDDFRFGCDRAGDFAFLVEAGDKYGFTVEAANTVIQDGLRVSSTEVRKALSEGNFELAEHLLGRPYRITGRVLHGQKLARQLGTPTANIQLKRRRVPLSGVYLASIEIDGKAWPGVGNIGVRPTVAGDGRPHLEIHLLDYAGDLYGRRLTVEFHHKLREEQRFASLEALKSAIDADIAAARAHWHAQPLTKSLK
- the murJ gene encoding murein biosynthesis integral membrane protein MurJ, coding for MNLLKSLAAVSSITMISRVLGFVRDTILARVFGAGIATDAFFIAFKLPNLLRRIFAEGAFSQAFVPILAEYKTQQGDEATRTFIAYVSGLLTLVLALVTAVGIFAAPWVVWATAPGFVDSAEKYALTTDLLRVTFPYILLISLSSLAGAILNTWNRFSVPAFTPTLLNVAMIIFAVALTPYFDPPIMALAWGVLAGGLAQLLYQLPALKKIGMLVLPRLNLRDTGVWRVLKQMLPAILGVSVSQISLIINTIFASFLVAGSVSWMYYADRLMELPSGVLGVALGTILLPTLAKTYANKDREEYSRILDWGLRLCFLLVLPCTLAMAILAEPMTVALFQYGKFSAFDAAMTQRALMAYSVGLLAIILVKVLAPGFYAQQNIRTPVKIAVFTLVCTQLLNLALVGPLAHAGLALAISLGACLNAGLLFWKLRSQGLFEPQPGWTRFLFKLVLAVTLMSAVLLAGMHYMPAWEQGGMLERFARLGALILAGVVTYFGCLYLCGFRPRHFARKALH